From Chryseobacterium joostei, the proteins below share one genomic window:
- a CDS encoding type I restriction endonuclease has protein sequence MDLKIKLEQLQQKVVGLKDQIATEEATKNAFVMPFIQILGYDIFNPTEVVPEHVCDIGTKKGEKVDYVIKNNDEPIFIIECKHWKENADAHNSQLHRYYHVSKTRFGVLTNGIVYNFYTDLEKPNIMDEKPFFTIDIEDLKDSSIKILESFTKKDYNLESILDSAEALKYIKAIRKEFEKEIETPSDEIVKLLVSRFFEKPITANRMISFKEYTKKALTTSINESISFRLKSALSINEQIEKQDEDVKTSQPIDENNDSKIVTTEEELEGFQIVKAIMREKVPAARIAYRDTLSYFGILLDDNNRKPLCRLHFNTANKYIETFHNGKDSGEKVLLNNLDEIYHFREALHKTLENY, from the coding sequence ATGGATCTTAAAATTAAACTTGAGCAATTACAACAGAAAGTTGTAGGATTAAAAGATCAGATTGCTACCGAAGAAGCGACTAAAAACGCATTTGTAATGCCATTTATTCAGATTCTTGGGTATGATATATTTAACCCTACAGAAGTTGTTCCTGAACATGTATGTGACATCGGAACCAAAAAAGGAGAAAAGGTAGACTATGTGATCAAAAACAATGACGAACCTATTTTTATTATAGAATGCAAGCACTGGAAAGAGAATGCGGATGCCCACAATTCTCAACTTCACAGATATTACCACGTTTCTAAGACTAGGTTTGGAGTTCTTACCAATGGTATTGTTTATAATTTCTATACAGATCTTGAAAAGCCCAACATTATGGATGAAAAACCCTTTTTCACCATCGATATTGAAGACTTAAAAGACAGCTCTATCAAAATACTTGAAAGCTTTACAAAAAAGGACTATAACCTCGAAAGCATTCTTGATTCTGCGGAAGCTTTAAAATACATTAAGGCAATAAGAAAAGAATTTGAGAAAGAAATAGAAACACCATCTGATGAAATTGTAAAACTTTTGGTGAGTAGGTTTTTTGAAAAGCCTATAACAGCGAACAGAATGATTTCCTTTAAGGAGTATACCAAAAAAGCCCTTACCACTTCCATCAATGAATCGATAAGTTTCAGGCTTAAATCTGCCTTGAGCATTAATGAGCAAATTGAAAAACAGGATGAGGACGTAAAAACATCCCAGCCTATTGATGAAAACAACGATTCTAAAATTGTTACCACCGAAGAAGAGCTTGAAGGATTCCAAATTGTAAAAGCCATCATGAGAGAAAAGGTTCCTGCAGCACGCATTGCCTATAGAGATACACTCTCCTACTTTGGAATTTTATTGGATGATAACAATAGAAAACCATTATGCAGGCTTCATTTCAATACAGCCAATAAATACATTGAAACCTTTCATAACGGAAAAGATTCCGGAGAAAAAGTATTGCTTAATAACCTAGATGAAATATACCATTTCAGAGAGGCACTTCATAAAACACTTGAAAACTATTAA
- a CDS encoding YegP family protein, which yields MGKFVITRRINNEYQFNLRAKNGEIILTSEGYVQKASCHKGIESVRLNSQEDSRYDRRVAVNNKDYFVLKARNGEIIGKSQLYSSNTAMENGISSVKTNAPEAEIIDETL from the coding sequence ATGGGAAAATTTGTTATCACCAGAAGAATAAATAATGAATATCAATTCAATCTTAGGGCTAAAAACGGAGAAATTATTCTTACCAGCGAGGGCTATGTTCAAAAAGCATCTTGCCATAAAGGAATAGAGTCTGTAAGACTTAATTCTCAGGAAGACTCAAGGTATGACAGAAGAGTAGCCGTCAATAATAAAGACTATTTTGTTCTGAAAGCCAGAAACGGGGAAATTATTGGTAAAAGCCAGTTGTATAGCTCGAACACCGCAATGGAAAATGGAATTTCTTCTGTAAAAACCAATGCTCCTGAGGCAGAAATAATTGATGAAACCCTTTAA
- a CDS encoding PH domain-containing protein encodes MNLKQFLNEEQDPKAVERILEKINSLLTSQEFVEYIAVQKKPVMNFSPDCIALTNRRIIFCRPKTFGLSMDFQDYSWVDVADCHIKESVFGATFFMKTIRGLTNMMDYLPKNQARKLYQFAQEIEEQMRGLRREKELETRRASAGGVTVNNATPIIAQHQQFQHQQKPLLIENEDPFALLQKLKGLMENGIISTNEFEEKKNEILSRV; translated from the coding sequence ATGAACTTAAAACAATTTTTAAACGAAGAGCAAGATCCAAAAGCAGTAGAAAGGATTTTAGAAAAAATCAACAGCCTTCTGACATCACAGGAATTTGTAGAATATATTGCAGTTCAAAAAAAACCTGTAATGAACTTTTCTCCCGACTGTATTGCACTTACCAACAGACGGATTATTTTCTGCAGACCTAAAACATTTGGTTTGTCCATGGATTTTCAGGATTATAGTTGGGTGGATGTTGCAGATTGTCACATTAAGGAAAGTGTTTTTGGAGCTACATTTTTCATGAAAACAATAAGAGGGCTTACCAATATGATGGACTATCTCCCTAAAAACCAAGCTAGAAAACTCTATCAATTTGCTCAGGAAATTGAGGAACAAATGAGAGGCCTAAGAAGAGAAAAAGAGCTTGAAACTCGAAGAGCTTCTGCAGGTGGGGTCACTGTAAACAATGCTACACCAATTATTGCCCAACATCAGCAATTTCAACATCAGCAAAAACCACTTTTAATAGAAAATGAAGATCCTTTTGCTCTTTTACAAAAGTTAAAAGGTTTAATGGAAAATGGAATAATTTCCACAAATGAGTTTGAAGAAAAAAAGAATGAAATTTTATCAAGAGTTTAA
- a CDS encoding GNAT family N-acetyltransferase, with the protein MSSNIIWKIKTFDEFTVPELYSILKARIDVFVIEQNCPYPDLDNYDQKAVHIWAEENGEVLAYCRIFNKGIKYDETSIGRVLTTEKARGKSLGKQLIQYAVETIENRFRTSEIRISAQDYLLRFYTGFGFEDTGNKYLEDDIPHTEMIKR; encoded by the coding sequence ATGAGCAGTAATATTATCTGGAAAATAAAAACCTTTGATGAGTTTACCGTTCCGGAGCTGTATTCAATATTGAAAGCTCGTATAGATGTTTTTGTTATTGAGCAGAATTGTCCTTATCCTGATCTGGATAACTATGATCAGAAAGCGGTTCACATCTGGGCTGAAGAAAATGGTGAGGTTCTTGCCTATTGCCGTATTTTCAATAAGGGAATAAAATATGATGAAACCTCTATTGGAAGAGTTCTGACCACTGAAAAGGCTAGGGGTAAAAGCTTGGGAAAACAATTAATACAATATGCTGTAGAAACAATAGAAAATCGCTTTCGTACTTCTGAAATCAGAATATCAGCACAGGATTATCTATTGAGATTCTATACTGGATTTGGTTTTGAAGATACCGGAAACAAATACTTAGAAGACGATATTCCGCATACGGAAATGATAAAAAGATAA
- a CDS encoding TM2 domain-containing protein, with the protein MKSKFTATILALFLGGLGIHRFYLGQNIKGILYLLFFWTFVPALIAFFDFLIFITMSEERFNYKYNLQTGF; encoded by the coding sequence ATGAAGTCAAAATTTACAGCCACTATACTTGCTTTGTTTTTAGGAGGATTGGGCATCCATAGATTTTATTTGGGACAAAACATTAAAGGCATTTTATATCTTTTATTTTTTTGGACTTTTGTTCCTGCATTGATTGCTTTTTTTGATTTCTTAATTTTTATAACAATGTCTGAAGAGCGTTTCAATTACAAATACAATCTTCAAACTGGATTTTAA
- the yihA gene encoding ribosome biogenesis GTP-binding protein YihA/YsxC, producing MVIKTATFVKSSGKWQDCPEPTMPEYAFIGRSNVGKSSLINAMMNHKDLAKTSGTPGKTQLINHFLVNENWYLTDLPGYGYAKVSKSIRKDFEKLITNYILNRRNLVNLFVLVDSRHNPQKIDLEFIQWCGESGVPFSIVFTKSDKLKPSEIIKNFENYKTELHKTWEDLPELYITSAEKKTGGDEILNFIEKTNDFLTQNSVSFDEQ from the coding sequence ATGGTTATTAAGACAGCAACGTTCGTAAAAAGTAGTGGAAAATGGCAGGATTGTCCGGAACCTACTATGCCTGAATATGCTTTTATCGGAAGATCTAATGTAGGAAAGTCTTCGCTGATCAATGCAATGATGAATCATAAAGATTTGGCTAAAACTTCGGGAACTCCGGGAAAAACTCAGCTGATCAATCATTTTCTAGTGAATGAAAACTGGTACCTTACTGATTTACCCGGATATGGATATGCAAAGGTTTCAAAGTCCATTCGAAAAGACTTTGAAAAGTTGATTACGAATTATATTCTGAACAGAAGAAATCTGGTGAACCTTTTTGTGTTGGTAGATTCTAGACACAATCCGCAGAAAATTGATCTGGAGTTCATCCAATGGTGTGGAGAAAGTGGAGTTCCTTTTTCAATAGTCTTTACAAAGTCAGATAAGTTAAAACCGAGTGAAATTATTAAAAACTTTGAAAATTATAAGACAGAACTTCATAAGACATGGGAAGACCTTCCTGAGCTGTATATTACCTCAGCGGAAAAGAAAACGGGTGGTGATGAGATTCTGAACTTCATAGAAAAGACGAACGACTTTTTAACTCAAAATAGTGTAAGCTTCGATGAGCAGTAA
- a CDS encoding alpha/beta fold hydrolase has protein sequence MIFSTKKEKKYSYIEAGEGHPLVLLHGLMGGLSNFDKMVDFFSERGYKVYVPQLPIYDLPVLNTNLTTLAKYIIKFIESHISGPVTIVGNSMGGHVGLILTLARPDLVKNLVLTGSSGLYERTFGDSFPRKNDKSYIRKKTEEVFYDPKVATEDLVDEVFGVVNDRMKGIKTVMLARSAIKHNMLNDLPKILTPTCLIWGKQDNVTPPEVAEDMHKFIPNSDLFWIDHCGHAAMMEKPDDFNEILYNWIKDKV, from the coding sequence ATGATATTTAGTACAAAAAAAGAAAAGAAATACTCCTATATAGAGGCAGGGGAAGGACATCCATTAGTGCTGTTGCACGGGTTAATGGGTGGTTTGAGCAATTTCGATAAGATGGTAGATTTTTTTTCGGAGAGAGGGTATAAGGTTTATGTTCCTCAGCTGCCAATCTACGATTTGCCAGTACTCAATACGAATCTTACCACTTTAGCAAAATATATCATCAAGTTTATAGAGAGCCATATTTCTGGCCCTGTAACGATTGTAGGAAACTCGATGGGAGGACACGTGGGACTTATTCTTACGTTGGCAAGACCGGATTTGGTAAAGAATCTTGTTTTGACTGGAAGTTCTGGTTTATATGAAAGAACTTTTGGAGATAGCTTTCCAAGGAAAAACGATAAGTCTTACATAAGAAAGAAAACTGAAGAGGTTTTCTATGATCCTAAAGTGGCTACTGAAGATCTTGTAGATGAAGTTTTTGGGGTGGTAAATGATAGGATGAAAGGAATAAAAACGGTAATGTTAGCAAGAAGTGCCATTAAGCACAACATGCTGAATGATCTTCCTAAGATTTTGACTCCTACCTGTCTGATTTGGGGAAAACAGGATAATGTAACTCCTCCGGAAGTAGCGGAAGACATGCATAAGTTTATTCCTAATTCAGATTTATTCTGGATTGATCACTGTGGCCATGCTGCCATGATGGAGAAACCGGATGATTTCAATGAAATCCTGTACAACTGGATAAAAGATAAAGTTTAA
- the mraZ gene encoding division/cell wall cluster transcriptional repressor MraZ, with translation MKNFIGTYECKIDDKGRLKVPSSLIKQMENFEDKAFVVKRSVFQPCLEVYPMNAWDKLMGKINKLNRFIKKNADFIRMFTAGVKTVELDNAGRLQISKDLMSFANLQKDTVITSAGELFEIWDKEAYEKVISTNETDFASLAEDVMGSFDEE, from the coding sequence ATGAAAAATTTCATTGGAACATATGAGTGTAAAATTGACGACAAAGGCCGCCTAAAAGTTCCCTCATCTTTAATCAAACAGATGGAAAACTTCGAGGACAAAGCATTTGTAGTCAAAAGATCTGTGTTCCAACCTTGTCTGGAGGTCTATCCAATGAATGCATGGGATAAACTTATGGGCAAAATTAATAAACTGAACAGGTTCATTAAAAAGAATGCTGATTTCATACGAATGTTTACGGCAGGAGTAAAAACAGTAGAATTGGACAACGCAGGAAGATTACAGATTTCCAAAGACTTAATGAGTTTTGCAAATCTTCAGAAAGATACGGTAATCACCAGCGCAGGAGAACTTTTCGAAATTTGGGATAAAGAAGCCTACGAAAAAGTGATCTCCACCAATGAAACCGATTTTGCCAGCCTTGCCGAGGATGTGATGGGCTCTTTCGATGAAGAATAA
- a CDS encoding SH3 domain-containing protein, whose translation MNLLISILFFCFFEGISSSSLLWITKESDHHGGKCTGSTYCTACSNCSRCGHCSGGGTCGVCKSNFSPTTIPSKRSPSKKSSSRSKSDSYYKPNSKGSSTKIPKSSIEDLSINLTLNSIIISNRATKIFEKQSFKSKIIETVSKNTSLIKISKNSSWYKVKVQKSGKVGYINSNDIQ comes from the coding sequence ATGAATCTACTCATATCTATACTATTCTTCTGTTTTTTTGAGGGTATTTCAAGTTCTTCTCTATTATGGATAACAAAAGAAAGTGACCATCATGGTGGAAAATGTACTGGCTCTACCTATTGCACTGCCTGTTCCAATTGCTCTAGATGTGGGCATTGTTCAGGTGGAGGAACCTGCGGTGTATGTAAAAGTAATTTTTCACCAACAACTATACCATCTAAACGTAGCCCATCAAAGAAATCTAGCTCTAGAAGCAAGTCTGACTCTTATTATAAACCCAATAGTAAGGGTAGCTCTACAAAAATTCCAAAGTCTTCCATTGAAGATTTAAGTATTAATCTTACCTTAAATAGTATTATCATTTCCAATCGTGCTACAAAAATTTTTGAAAAACAATCTTTTAAATCAAAAATAATAGAAACAGTATCGAAAAATACTTCTTTAATCAAAATTTCAAAAAATAGTTCATGGTATAAAGTAAAAGTACAAAAGTCAGGAAAAGTAGGATATATAAATAGCAATGACATCCAATAA